The genomic DNA AAGGGGCAACGAAACTCGGACTTTCTGAGGATACGGCACAAAAACTGGCGATTCAAACCTTGATTGGCGGATCCGAATTGGCTTTACGACAAGCTAAAACCCTCCCCGATCTTATGGCCCTGCGCGCCAAAGTCACGTCCAAGGGCGGGACCACGGAACGCGCGCTTGGAGTATTTGAAAAAAAACAATTCAAGAAAATCGTAGAAGAAGCGCTTAAGGCCGCGTTTGATCGAGCTCAAGAGTTATAATTTTAAGTACACCTCTCTACGGTGCGCTATTTTTACAATCACTAAAATTATCAACGTTCCATCTGACTCCGGAGTTACAAGGATTCGATAATCCCCTACACGAAATCGGAAATAATGATCATATCCGGTCAATCGTTTTGCATGAGTCAATGGATTGGATGATTGCTCAAAAAATTCAATTTTTTTAAGAATTCTAATTTGCCAAGGTCTCTCCAATCGAGCAAAATCCAATTCCGCTTTTTTAGAGAATTGAAATTGGTAAGAAATTTTCATGATTTAATATTGAACTTTTTTTTCATTTCTTTAACCGTTAGGCCGCCTTTCTTTTTCCAATTCTTCCTGGCGTCTTCCAATTCTTCCAAAAAATCATCGCGTGTTTGCAAGGGTTCAAGGACAATGGATGACCCTTTCACTTGGCACGTAAAATATTGCACCTCAAGCATTTGGGCTCGCACTTCTTTTGGAATGGTCACTTGCCCTCGATCCGAAACAGCAACAATTGAATTTTTCATCATTAAACATTAAAAAAAGTTAATTACTGAAAATATGATAATCTGAAATTCAGTAAAAGTCAATTTTGGGTTACTGGATTTTGTGGGCCTTCGTGCCTCCATACGAAAAACTGGCCTAATAAAAAACATAAACGGCACCGGAATCCCCAAAACCTTTTGCGCTCACCAGGAATCCATCTTCAAAAGATTCTATATTTTCGCCAAAATAATTATCAGGATTTTCTCCTGAAATTAAAAGGTCGTATCGGTCTTCAATTCTTCCATTGAAATCAAGCCCATCTTCTCCGTAAAGAAAATACAAAGTACCGGTATCGTCCGATTCACCTGAGGCTCCAGCTAAAATCTCCGGATATGCATCCCCATTCCAATCGTCCAAGTAAGCAACACTTGTGCCTAATTCTCCGTACTCTTCTGCCCCGGAGATGTGATAAGAGTCACAATCAAATGAACTATCCAAATCACCGGGAATAAAAACCAATTGGCCGGCACGACTGAAACTTTCGTAATCCCCTGCAATAATATCGTTTATTCCATCGTTATTAAAATCATGACTCGAATCCAAGCTATTCCCAATTGACTCGGTATTTATACAACTAAAACTCGAGACCTCTTCCCATGGAGCTAAGCCCAAAGATATAAAAAGATTATTGTCTTCAGGGTTGCCGATTATAAGATCGGAAATAGCATCACCATTTATATCATTTTCTAAAGCAATCCTAGAAAAATTTATCGAAGTATCACTGAGTTCATAAGCGGTTAAATGGCTATCGCTATCCTCAATAACTCCTTTTAAAGCGGTATTACTTCCGGAAAGAACATAATAACTTGCATGATGATCTGAACTATAGATTAAAACGTCATCATAACCGTCTAAATTAATATCGCCCAACGGAGCGCCACTCATCCCCGTAGTGAATGGGTTGAATTTAGCCACATTAGAATTGCTCACAAGCATCGAACTAAGATCACTTTTGCCATAAATTAAATACACACTGTCTCCCTCTGCACTACTCCCCCCTGAAATAAAAATATCATCAAATCCATCGCTGTTAAGATCGCCGGCCGGACTTATGTATATTCCCAGATTATACTCAGATTGATTGATCGAAAATTGGACGGACTCAATTTCAGTGGTGGATTCGTTTATTGGACCATAAATTAAATAGACCAACCCTGCATCACTGGCTATCAAGTCGTTATAAGGAGCACTGATAAGGATATCCTTGTATCCATCTCCGTTGACATCCCCGGCCTCTGCAATTCTACTCCCAAAGTATACATCGTCCGATGGGCCGGTTATACGCATTGCCGATACGATAGTGCCATCACTGGCAGTAAAATCCACAACGGATGCCGATAACTTAATGCTGTTTAATTTTCGAATCGCGGGTGGGGTAATTGTGGTGGAAGGAGATATTTTAATCGTTGCACTGCCTGAAAAATCGAATTTTACAAACAAAACTACAGTCAAACAAAAAATTACGAACGGAATTAGGAATAACTTATAGGAAAATTTCATGATTTAAGGTTAATGTAAATTAAAATATAGTTTATATTTCACTGAATTTCTCCCTCACTGGTCTCCGCATTGATCCTCTGCAACAAGGCTTTTACATTTTCATCCGCCGGATTTTCTTGGAGCGCTTTTTGTAGGTATAAACGCACGGTTTCATAATCTTTTAACTCCGTACTCAATAAAGCGATTCGGTAATAGGTATCTTGATACGGATCGCGAATAGCGAGCACTTGTAAAAACGTGTCGCGCGCCTCTTCTTTTTTATCTTGTGAATCCAACACAATCCCAAAATTATACATAAACAACGGATTGTTCGCTGCCACTTCAACCGCGTTTCGATACATTTCAACTCCTTTTTCACGCCATACTTGCGCCTCGACGGCGCGTCCTTTTTCTTGCACCACATCCGCATAGGCAATGTAGGCAATTCCCAGATTGGCGGGCACGTCCGGCACGGTTTGCACCAAACGATAGGCGTTTTCATACGCGTTAATGGAGGTCGTTAACAACGTGTCTACGATTTCAATGGGATTGTCATACAACCCAAAATTATAAGTACCGGCTCCGTACGCGGCAAAATAGCGCGGCATCCATGGCATGGCCTGAATCGTAACCTGATAATCTTCGAGCATGAGGGCTACTTCGCCCTGCGCTTCATCAATCCCGGCTCGATGGAGAAACCACTCGGCTTTG from Candidatus Gracilibacteria bacterium includes the following:
- a CDS encoding integrin alpha, which translates into the protein MKFSYKLFLIPFVIFCLTVVLFVKFDFSGSATIKISPSTTITPPAIRKLNSIKLSASVVDFTASDGTIVSAMRITGPSDDVYFGSRIAEAGDVNGDGYKDILISAPYNDLIASDAGLVYLIYGPINESTTEIESVQFSINQSEYNLGIYISPAGDLNSDGFDDIFISGGSSAEGDSVYLIYGKSDLSSMLVSNSNVAKFNPFTTGMSGAPLGDINLDGYDDVLIYSSDHHASYYVLSGSNTALKGVIEDSDSHLTAYELSDTSINFSRIALENDINGDAISDLIIGNPEDNNLFISLGLAPWEEVSSFSCINTESIGNSLDSSHDFNNDGINDIIAGDYESFSRAGQLVFIPGDLDSSFDCDSYHISGAEEYGELGTSVAYLDDWNGDAYPEILAGASGESDDTGTLYFLYGEDGLDFNGRIEDRYDLLISGENPDNYFGENIESFEDGFLVSAKGFGDSGAVYVFY